Proteins encoded by one window of Octopus bimaculoides isolate UCB-OBI-ISO-001 chromosome 4, ASM119413v2, whole genome shotgun sequence:
- the LOC106872728 gene encoding zinc finger autosomal protein gives MEDSSAGSVQEGENLNDLQHYLVNFNKEIGADVPTELDDTTVHVTSREHDAVFISTTETTSPVVEGTEIVSMQEYYTPPTAILNTETDAADQISCVETVQGHSTIELDAAEAEIVHKISDIVQNDHLSAVHAQLAELSGNQIQESGFINGSEITAEAFANSENEINRIIRVVSVGGEKHMHIEEASLQVVSEDSSNQQILSSGDLGVQQISVDDSQIVTGEDTQTIIRQDIDGTNPVAVLASVAANTMCASSHLQAMPVGSLPTEIHNAQLVALQNSEDSSQPQLVAVQSADGVTSETLHVIDNSQVSSSNSFILPTAGTNYQTVTIMPSDGSRNGEFSYVFIVSQGDGDKDLSVYDFKEEPREITDEIIEEDGTTKRILKITPKKLFQTNPAQLMCQYCNYTSPKRYLLTRHMKSHSEDRPHKCDVCGRGFKTMASLQNHRNTHTGTRPHKCKQCHAAFTTSGELVRHVRYRHTFEKPHKCSMCEYASVELSKLKRHMRSHTGERPYQCQHCSYASPDTYKLKRHLRIHTGEKPYECDICHAKFTQSNSLKAHKLIHSGNKPVFQCNLCPTTCGRKTDLKIHIQKLHTCEKPLCCRKCGKNFLDRYSYKLHMKSHEGEKCFKCNRCDYAALSQRHLDNHLLTHSGEKPFECNECDQSFRQKQLLKRHKNLYHTPNYTPPRPKEKTHECSECDKSFAHKGNLMRHLSYHDSEDEALQKDPLNKLSPSPHVHLTAQQLLQSSLISDLREGKLGPGRIPQVVLVHPDGRVEEVTSKLQKVQDADQTAATFSSHNQEKNMDDIFLAMEVTAEAMNNAGTSTLNSDGIQILNTSDAINGIAEVSQVRIRFILIFS, from the coding sequence ATGGAAGATTCTTCAGCTGGTTCTGTCCAGGAAGGAGAAAATCTTAATGATTTGCAACATTACTTAGTGAACTTTAATAAAGAAATTGGAGCGGATGTACCAACAGAATTGGATGATACAACAGTTCATGTGACAAGCAGAGAACATGATGCTGTTTTCATTTCTACCACAGAAACTACGTCTCCAGTTGTAGAAGGCACAGAAATTGTCAGTATGCAAGAATATTATACACCACCAACTGCAATTCTAAATACAGAAACAGATGCTGCTGATCAGATATCTTGTGTTGAAACAGTTCAAGGACATTCAACAATAGAACTAGATGCTGCAGAAGCAGAGATTGTACATAAAATCTCAGATATTGTGCAAAATGATCATCTCTCTGCTGTTCATGCTCAGCTTGCAGAGTTATCTGGGAACCAAATTCAAGAATCTGGTTTTATTAATGGCTCTGAAATTACTGCAGAAGCATTTGCAAATAGTGAAAATGAGATTAATCGAATAATTCGTGTGGTCTCTGTAGGTGGagaaaaacacatgcatatcGAAGAAGCAAGTTTACAAGTTGTATCTGAGGATTCTTCAAATCAACAAATACTTTCTTCTGGTGATTTAGGGGTTCAGCAAATATCTGTTGATGACAGTCAAATAGTAACTGGTGAAGATACACAAACTATTATACGTCAAGATATTGATGGTACCAACCCCGTGGCTGTTCTTGCCTCTGTAGCAGCTAATACTATGTGTGCTTCAAGTCACTTGCAAGCAATGCCTGTCGGTTCACTACCCACTGAAATTCACAATGCACAATTAGTTGCACTTCAGAATTCAGAAGACAGTTCTCAACCCCAGCTTGTTGCAGTTCAGTCTGCAGATGGTGTTACCTCAGAAACATTGCACGTAATTGACAATTCTCAGGTTTCTTCTTCCAACTCCTTCATTTTGCCCACAGCTGGCACAAATTACCAAACAGTGACTATTATGCCTTCTGATGGCAGTCGGAATGGGGaatttagttatgtatttattgTGTCACAGGGTGATGGGGATAAAGACTTATCTGTGTATGATTTCAAAGAAGAACCACGGGAAATCACAGATGAAATTATTGAAGAAGATGGCACCACAAAacgaattttgaaaataactcctAAAAAACTGTTCCAAACAAATCCAGCACAGTTAATGTGTCAGTACTGTAATTATACAAGTCCTAAACGATATCTATTGACTCGGCACATGAAATCACATTCTGAAGATCGACCACACAAGTGTGATGTTTGTGGGCGTGGTTTTAAAACAATGGCATCATTACAAAACCACCGAAACACTCACACTGGAACTCGACCCCACAAATGTAAACAGTGCCATGCAGCATTTACCACTTCAGGAGAACTTGTGCGTCATGTAAGATATCGTCATACATTTGAAAAACCTCATAAATGTTCTATGTGTGAGTATGCTAGTGTTGAACTGAGTAAGTTAAAGAGACACATGAGATCGCATACAGGAGAAAGGCCTTATCAATGTCAACACTGTTCGTATGCATCTCCTGACACTTACAAATTAAAGAGACATTTACGGATACACACTGGTGAAAAACCATATGAATGTGACATTTGCCATGCTAAATTTACACAAAGTAACTCTCTCAAAGCTCACAAGCTGATTCATTCTGGCAATAAACCTGTATTTCAATGTAATCTGTGCCCTACAACATGTGGACGGAAAACTGATCTTAAAATTCACATTCAAAAACTCCATACATGTGAAAAGCCACTTTGTTGTCGTAAATGTGGAAAAAATTTCCTTGACCGGTATTCCTATAAATTACACATGAAAAGTCATGAAGGGGAAAAATGTTTCAAGTGTAATCGTTGTGACTATGCAGCTTTATCTCAGCGTCATTTAGACAACCATTTACTTACTCATTCAGGAGAGAAACCTTTTGAATGTAATGAATGTGACCAGTCTTTTAGGCAAAAACAACTTCTAAAACGACACAAGAACCTCTATCATACACCTAATTATACTCCACCCAGGCCTAAGGAGAAAACTCATGAATGTTCAGAATGTGATAAAAGTTTTGCCCACAAGGGTAATTTAATGCGACATCTCTCTTACCATGATTCAGAGGATGAGGCACTTCAGAAGGATCCTTTAAATAAACTGTCCCCCAGCCCCCATGTTCACCTCACTGCTCAGCAGTTGTTACAAAGTAGTTTAATATCTGATCTCCGAGAAGGCAAACTGGGTCCAGGGCGTATACCCCAAGTTGTTCTTGTGCATCCAGATGGTCGTGTTGAGGAAGTCACTTCTAAATTACAAAAAGTGCAGGATGCTGACCAAACAGCAGCAACAT